The proteins below are encoded in one region of Planctopirus limnophila DSM 3776:
- a CDS encoding DUF1501 domain-containing protein, which produces MFCHRQDQPVSRRDLLASAGMGFGSLALASMLSSKGMAASTASAPSSGVKSPLAARLPHFAPKAKSCIFLFMEGGPSHLDTFDPKPLVNKLAGQPLPDSFGKVITAMGEASAPLLASQRKWAQHGESGLWVSDWLPHTARHADKLAVIRSCWADGINHSAGVCQMNTGSILGGRPSLGSWVTYGLGTENTDLPAFVVMQDNVSQVVNGPRNWSAGFMPALYQGIRIEGGQDPIPNLMTPAGKTASQQQGKLAFLNQMNRDFAGRHPQQTELDARIESYELAFRMQAEAPQAIDLGEETEATQKLYGLDRKETASYGRLCLLARRLVERGTRFVQLYHGAGSKWDAHSGIEKNHTSLCEAMDLPVAGLLEDLSARGLLDETLVIWGGEFGRTPMSEQGNGRDHNPTGFTMWMAGGGVAGGQTIGETDEVGLHAVSQKMHVHDLHATILHLMGLGHMDLVYQYKGRPERPTLNEGHPYVKITG; this is translated from the coding sequence ATGTTCTGCCATCGTCAGGATCAGCCAGTCAGCCGCCGCGATCTTCTCGCGAGTGCCGGGATGGGTTTTGGAAGCCTCGCACTGGCCTCGATGCTCTCATCGAAGGGAATGGCCGCCTCGACGGCGAGTGCACCATCGAGCGGGGTTAAGTCACCGCTGGCTGCGCGATTGCCCCATTTTGCTCCGAAGGCGAAGAGCTGCATTTTCCTCTTTATGGAGGGTGGCCCCAGTCATCTCGATACGTTTGACCCGAAGCCATTGGTCAACAAGCTGGCGGGCCAGCCTTTGCCTGATAGCTTCGGCAAAGTTATCACCGCCATGGGGGAAGCCAGTGCTCCACTTCTTGCTTCGCAGCGTAAGTGGGCTCAGCACGGAGAATCGGGTCTGTGGGTCTCGGACTGGTTGCCACATACCGCCAGACACGCCGACAAGTTGGCCGTCATTCGCTCCTGCTGGGCTGATGGGATCAACCATTCGGCGGGCGTGTGCCAGATGAATACCGGCTCGATCCTCGGAGGGCGGCCTTCTCTCGGTAGTTGGGTGACGTACGGCCTGGGGACAGAAAACACCGATTTGCCGGCTTTTGTTGTCATGCAGGACAATGTCTCGCAGGTGGTCAACGGGCCGCGCAACTGGAGTGCTGGTTTCATGCCGGCCCTCTATCAGGGGATTCGGATTGAAGGGGGGCAGGATCCCATCCCCAACCTGATGACCCCTGCGGGAAAAACCGCCAGCCAGCAGCAGGGGAAGCTCGCTTTTCTCAATCAGATGAATCGCGATTTCGCCGGTCGGCATCCCCAGCAGACCGAACTGGATGCCCGCATTGAAAGCTATGAACTCGCTTTCCGCATGCAGGCCGAAGCCCCTCAGGCGATTGATCTGGGAGAAGAGACCGAAGCGACTCAAAAGCTGTATGGCCTCGACCGGAAGGAAACCGCTTCCTATGGCCGACTATGCCTGCTGGCGAGGCGGCTGGTCGAGCGGGGGACGCGCTTTGTGCAGCTCTATCATGGAGCCGGCAGCAAATGGGATGCTCACTCGGGGATCGAGAAAAATCACACGTCGCTGTGTGAAGCCATGGATTTGCCGGTGGCGGGTCTTCTGGAAGATCTATCCGCGCGGGGGCTACTGGATGAAACGCTGGTCATCTGGGGAGGCGAATTTGGCCGCACACCGATGAGCGAACAGGGGAACGGCCGCGACCACAACCCGACGGGGTTCACGATGTGGATGGCGGGAGGCGGCGTTGCTGGCGGGCAGACGATTGGCGAGACGGATGAAGTGGGCCTGCACGCGGTCTCGCAGAAGATGCACGTCCACGACCTGCACGCGACGATCCTCCACCTGATGGGCCTGGGCCACATGGACCTCGTCTACCAATACAAAGGCCGCCCCGAACGCCCCACGCTCAACGAGGGTCATCCGTATGTGAAGATTACAGGGTAG
- a CDS encoding DUF1549 domain-containing protein, producing the protein MLNRSTRIEPNAGEPGFLMADSWLTTCVVWCKTPCLAALILFLVVACHWARAADEPAPVQTNSVSFTPEQLNFFEKEVRPVLVEHCYKCHSSDKQSGNLRLDSREFLLTGGESGAALVPHRPADSVLISAINYDGYEMPPTGKLPAQQIAAITRWVEMGAPWPAGEKVKASGRRPGVITAEDRQWWAFQPLPVLFEGAQPTPEFAGHIHDSTSQVIDDRMAQKRAQENFPLDPAGEASRQALIRRVTFDLTGLPPTWDEVEQFMADSAPDAYERLVDRLLGSPRYAERQARFWLDLVRYADSDGYRLDAARPHVWRYRDYVIRSFADDKPYDRFVQEQLAGDELFPHEPEAIVATGFLRHGIYEYNSRDVRTQWNLILDDITDTTGDVFLGLGMQCARCHDHKFDPILQKDYFRLRSFFAGIQTHEQFLIPSDAELAAYQEKLAPWEAATKSIREEISALEAKYRDQGQKQAEGRFPPDIQAILEKPVAERTPIEKQLAALAFRQVEYEWERLDGRLKGADKERILALRKELAKFDSIKPPALPLATCVTEWGLDCAEITIPKKGKEPIEPGFLTILDASPATVLPIDTPRGKSSGRRAALANWLTRPDHPLTARVMVNRIWQQHFGRGLAANASDFGRLGSLPTHPELLDDLASRFVAGGWRMKPLHKAIVLSETYRRSSSHPQLAELQKIDPENTLYWRGDVRRLDAEQFRDSSYLVSGELSLKTTSGPGAPAEAPVRSIFLRTMRNTRNPVLDAFDAPFWITSSASRHSTTTPVQSLLLFNSQWALQRAKGLAERVTKAQGAKPAVDDRQIITDLYRMTLGRDPESFEIDAALDFLGTQASTINIAEATSAEAKFLHDKIPFRDGHAAVVSSKQLPFIGPVIKSPEGSDFTIESYFVVRSIYETGAVRTIAACWNGDMAEAGWNFGITGKGSRRKPQTLVMQMVGKTADGKTAEAALFSDHHIQLNQPYYAAAAVKLARNGQPGQVTFYLKDLANDDEPLLIATVPHQLVGGICGTNRPLMVGGRDRTESARFDGLVDDVRMSAEALTPERLLFTSDTLQPSTMAFWRFEPTPGPFVDASGHDRHLADRPPKGEGGASSSQKTAIREVLIDFCHILLNSSEFMYVQ; encoded by the coding sequence ATGTTGAATCGATCAACCAGGATCGAGCCGAATGCGGGAGAACCCGGTTTTCTCATGGCTGACTCATGGCTCACAACATGCGTTGTCTGGTGTAAAACGCCATGTCTCGCCGCATTGATTCTGTTCCTCGTGGTTGCCTGTCACTGGGCGCGTGCTGCGGATGAACCGGCTCCTGTCCAAACCAACTCTGTGTCCTTCACACCAGAGCAGTTGAACTTCTTCGAAAAGGAAGTTCGCCCAGTGCTTGTTGAGCATTGCTACAAATGCCACTCTTCGGACAAGCAAAGCGGAAACTTGCGGCTCGACAGCCGGGAGTTTCTGCTGACTGGTGGAGAATCCGGGGCGGCACTCGTTCCCCATCGACCCGCCGATAGCGTGTTGATCTCAGCCATCAACTACGATGGTTACGAAATGCCACCCACGGGCAAACTCCCCGCCCAGCAGATTGCCGCAATCACCCGCTGGGTCGAAATGGGTGCTCCGTGGCCTGCGGGAGAAAAGGTCAAAGCCAGTGGTCGCCGCCCGGGTGTAATTACCGCCGAAGATCGCCAGTGGTGGGCCTTTCAGCCACTCCCCGTTCTGTTTGAAGGGGCACAACCCACGCCAGAATTTGCTGGCCATATTCACGATTCGACCAGTCAGGTCATTGATGATCGCATGGCTCAAAAGCGGGCTCAGGAAAACTTTCCTCTCGACCCTGCAGGGGAAGCCTCCCGGCAAGCTCTGATTCGCCGTGTGACATTCGACCTCACGGGCCTCCCACCCACCTGGGACGAGGTCGAGCAGTTCATGGCCGATTCGGCTCCTGATGCTTATGAGCGTCTGGTGGATCGTTTACTGGGCAGTCCTCGTTATGCCGAACGGCAAGCACGGTTCTGGCTCGATCTCGTCCGTTATGCCGACAGCGATGGTTATCGGCTGGATGCTGCCCGGCCACATGTCTGGCGATACCGGGATTATGTCATTCGCTCTTTTGCTGACGATAAGCCCTACGACCGCTTCGTGCAGGAGCAACTGGCTGGGGATGAACTCTTCCCACACGAGCCCGAAGCGATCGTGGCGACTGGTTTTCTCCGGCATGGAATTTATGAGTACAACAGCCGCGACGTACGCACCCAGTGGAATCTCATCCTGGATGACATCACCGATACCACGGGCGATGTCTTTCTCGGCTTGGGCATGCAGTGTGCCCGTTGTCACGATCATAAATTCGACCCCATTTTGCAGAAGGATTACTTTCGGCTGCGGAGTTTCTTTGCCGGAATTCAGACGCACGAACAATTTCTGATTCCGAGCGATGCTGAACTTGCGGCTTACCAGGAAAAGCTCGCCCCCTGGGAAGCAGCCACCAAGTCGATTCGCGAGGAGATTTCTGCACTCGAAGCCAAATATCGAGATCAAGGTCAGAAGCAGGCCGAAGGTCGCTTCCCCCCCGATATTCAAGCGATTCTCGAGAAGCCGGTTGCCGAGCGAACGCCCATCGAGAAGCAGTTGGCGGCGCTCGCCTTTCGTCAGGTGGAGTACGAATGGGAGCGATTGGATGGTCGTCTCAAAGGTGCCGATAAAGAGCGGATTCTGGCTTTGCGTAAAGAACTGGCCAAGTTCGATTCCATCAAGCCGCCAGCACTTCCTTTGGCCACCTGTGTGACCGAATGGGGTCTCGATTGTGCTGAGATCACCATTCCGAAAAAGGGAAAAGAACCCATTGAACCCGGGTTCCTGACCATTCTCGATGCCTCGCCAGCCACGGTACTTCCGATTGACACGCCACGAGGCAAGTCGTCTGGCCGGAGGGCGGCACTCGCGAACTGGCTCACTCGCCCCGATCATCCATTGACGGCCCGGGTGATGGTCAATCGTATCTGGCAGCAGCATTTCGGACGGGGCCTGGCGGCCAACGCCAGCGACTTTGGCAGACTGGGTTCTTTACCGACACATCCTGAGTTGCTGGATGATCTTGCTTCGCGTTTTGTGGCGGGTGGCTGGCGGATGAAGCCACTTCATAAAGCCATTGTGCTGAGTGAAACCTATCGCAGATCTTCCTCACATCCCCAGTTGGCCGAACTTCAGAAGATCGATCCCGAAAACACGCTTTACTGGCGAGGTGATGTCCGCAGGCTCGATGCCGAACAGTTCCGGGATAGCAGCTATCTGGTTTCGGGAGAACTCTCGCTCAAAACCACCAGTGGCCCTGGTGCACCCGCCGAAGCTCCTGTCCGTTCGATTTTTCTGCGAACGATGCGAAACACCCGCAATCCTGTGCTCGATGCTTTTGATGCTCCCTTCTGGATCACCAGCAGTGCTTCCCGGCACTCGACCACCACTCCCGTGCAATCGCTGCTCCTTTTCAACAGCCAGTGGGCCTTACAACGGGCGAAGGGATTGGCCGAACGTGTGACGAAAGCTCAGGGAGCGAAGCCTGCGGTGGATGACCGCCAGATCATCACCGATCTTTATCGGATGACTTTGGGCCGAGACCCCGAATCGTTCGAGATCGACGCCGCCCTCGACTTCCTGGGAACCCAGGCCAGCACGATCAACATCGCCGAAGCGACCTCCGCCGAAGCGAAGTTCCTTCACGATAAAATCCCCTTCCGCGATGGACATGCCGCTGTCGTTTCCAGCAAGCAGCTTCCCTTTATCGGGCCCGTCATCAAATCACCGGAAGGAAGCGACTTCACCATTGAGTCGTACTTCGTGGTGCGTTCGATCTACGAGACGGGGGCTGTCCGTACGATTGCCGCCTGCTGGAATGGTGACATGGCTGAGGCTGGCTGGAACTTTGGAATTACCGGCAAGGGAAGCCGGCGCAAACCTCAAACGCTGGTCATGCAGATGGTCGGGAAGACAGCCGATGGCAAGACGGCTGAGGCGGCACTGTTTTCTGATCATCATATTCAGCTCAACCAGCCCTACTATGCGGCCGCAGCCGTCAAGCTCGCTCGTAATGGGCAACCAGGGCAGGTCACGTTCTATTTGAAAGATCTGGCCAATGACGATGAACCATTGCTGATTGCGACAGTGCCTCATCAACTGGTGGGTGGGATCTGTGGAACCAACAGGCCTCTCATGGTGGGTGGCCGCGATCGCACGGAATCAGCCCGGTTTGATGGCCTGGTCGATGATGTCCGGATGAGTGCTGAAGCCCTGACACCTGAGCGACTCCTCTTCACCAGTGATACTTTGCAGCCCAGTACCATGGCCTTCTGGCGGTTTGAACCCACTCCCGGCCCCTTTGTCGATGCCTCCGGCCATGATCGCCATCTGGCCGATCGACCACCCAAAGGCGAAGGGGGGGCATCGAGTTCACAAAAGACGGCCATCCGCGAAGTGCTCATTGATTTCTGTCATATCCTGCTGAACTCCAGCGAGTTCATGTACGTTCAATAG
- a CDS encoding nucleotidyltransferase domain-containing protein, giving the protein MTSAQKAYIMLGKESLWHVATRCHELFDSAKIPYSIAGGVAVCLHGYQRNTTDIGLIIQANDSQRVRETLVHAGFEWLPEKVEFHSPDGIAIQFLIAGHLAGKHAEVRIPEPTGELNVEHKEGLNVVRLSRLIEMKIACGTGSLRRTHKDFADVVELIAIRQLDPSFARHLHKSLRKTFKELVRVANDNQS; this is encoded by the coding sequence GTGACCAGTGCCCAGAAAGCTTACATCATGCTTGGTAAGGAATCGCTGTGGCACGTCGCAACCCGTTGTCACGAACTGTTCGATTCGGCAAAAATCCCTTATTCGATTGCTGGTGGAGTGGCGGTCTGCCTGCACGGATACCAAAGGAACACCACAGACATCGGTCTCATTATCCAGGCGAATGATTCTCAGCGAGTCAGGGAAACTTTAGTTCATGCTGGCTTTGAATGGTTGCCTGAGAAAGTGGAGTTTCACAGTCCTGACGGAATTGCCATTCAGTTTCTGATTGCCGGTCACCTGGCAGGGAAACATGCGGAAGTTCGTATTCCCGAACCGACTGGCGAACTGAATGTCGAGCATAAAGAAGGTCTGAATGTGGTTCGTTTATCGAGGCTGATTGAAATGAAAATCGCCTGCGGAACAGGAAGTCTTCGCAGAACTCACAAGGATTTTGCGGACGTTGTGGAACTGATTGCCATTCGTCAACTCGATCCATCTTTTGCTCGACATCTCCACAAATCGTTAAGAAAAACGTTCAAAGAACTGGTACGGGTCGCTAACGACAACCAATCCTAA
- a CDS encoding division/cell wall cluster transcriptional repressor MraZ, producing the protein MDSGSSPGGTSPVEDFLRGDVLVAQGMISGEVSRTLDERFRLTLPPEFAQAIADDSGQTILVKERAGCLSLWRASDWQLKLKQGVSLIHQKIQAGRMEQRYAEVQRLGRLLSTRFRTVQLANRSRLLLPDGFREFLGVSANQEVIVVGAVICVELWQPAAWLEHLKAEMPQFNPLFQDLSQ; encoded by the coding sequence TTGGATTCAGGCTCATCGCCGGGAGGAACTTCGCCTGTCGAGGATTTTCTCCGCGGGGATGTTCTGGTGGCACAGGGTATGATTTCGGGCGAAGTGAGCCGGACTCTCGACGAGCGATTTCGACTGACTTTACCGCCGGAATTTGCTCAGGCGATTGCTGATGACAGTGGCCAGACGATTCTGGTTAAAGAGCGAGCCGGGTGTTTGAGTTTGTGGCGGGCCAGTGATTGGCAGCTCAAGCTGAAGCAGGGGGTTTCCCTGATTCATCAGAAGATTCAGGCTGGCCGTATGGAGCAGCGCTATGCCGAAGTGCAGCGACTGGGGCGACTGCTTTCGACGCGTTTTCGGACAGTCCAGCTGGCGAATCGATCTCGTCTTCTGTTACCCGATGGATTTCGCGAGTTCCTCGGAGTTTCGGCCAATCAGGAAGTGATTGTCGTGGGTGCTGTCATCTGCGTTGAGCTATGGCAACCGGCAGCCTGGTTAGAACATTTGAAGGCCGAGATGCCTCAGTTCAATCCGCTCTTTCAGGATTTAAGCCAGTAG
- a CDS encoding XylR family transcriptional regulator, translating into MQTPPRLRVALLIESSNAYARGVLMGIQQYVRQQHRRWSIHLTEQGRGDAPPEWLSKTNFHGVIARVETPLIAERLQALKIPVVDVSAARLWPQIPWVETDDVAIAEMAVAHLLERGFQNFAYCGDSSFNWSNWRKQAFLDAVLAAGGRCEMFDHQGLDPEVAEKSLIEWLRLLPKPVGVMGCYDSTARQVLDACRDLGLSVPDDVAVIGVDNDELLCELADPPLTSIAPNAVRAGAVAAQFLDEQMQGVNLKEDCLRVPPLGVITRQSTDVLALDDRDVALALRFIREHAFEGIHVNDVLKIVPLSRRVLEQRFERRLGRTPHAEILRLKLERARQLMVETDLSLSTIAHRSGFAHDEYFSVAFKRAMGVAPSVWRREQTEPYRR; encoded by the coding sequence ATGCAAACTCCTCCCCGGCTGCGTGTCGCATTACTGATTGAATCTTCGAATGCGTATGCCCGTGGAGTGCTCATGGGGATTCAGCAATATGTCCGGCAGCAACACAGGCGCTGGTCCATTCATTTGACCGAACAGGGGCGAGGGGATGCGCCTCCGGAGTGGCTTTCGAAAACAAACTTTCATGGCGTGATTGCCCGTGTCGAGACGCCTTTGATTGCGGAGCGACTGCAGGCGCTGAAGATCCCTGTTGTCGATGTGAGTGCGGCCCGCTTGTGGCCACAGATTCCGTGGGTGGAAACAGACGATGTGGCGATTGCCGAAATGGCTGTCGCTCATTTACTCGAACGAGGCTTTCAGAATTTTGCCTATTGCGGCGACAGTTCGTTCAACTGGTCGAACTGGCGAAAGCAGGCATTCCTGGATGCTGTTCTGGCGGCTGGTGGCCGTTGTGAGATGTTTGATCATCAGGGGTTGGACCCCGAAGTTGCCGAGAAATCGCTGATTGAGTGGCTGCGTCTGTTGCCCAAACCTGTCGGTGTCATGGGTTGTTATGACAGCACGGCTCGTCAGGTGCTCGATGCCTGTCGAGATCTGGGGCTGTCGGTCCCCGATGATGTCGCTGTCATTGGCGTGGATAACGACGAGTTATTGTGCGAACTCGCCGATCCTCCCTTAACGAGTATTGCACCCAACGCCGTGAGAGCAGGGGCGGTGGCTGCCCAATTCCTCGATGAACAGATGCAGGGAGTCAACCTGAAGGAGGATTGTCTGCGGGTACCTCCGCTGGGTGTGATCACGCGGCAATCGACCGATGTCCTGGCGCTCGACGACCGCGATGTGGCTCTGGCTTTGCGGTTCATTCGCGAACATGCTTTTGAGGGCATTCATGTGAACGATGTGCTCAAAATTGTGCCTCTTTCCAGACGCGTTCTCGAACAGCGGTTTGAACGGCGGCTGGGGCGCACTCCTCATGCCGAAATTCTGAGATTGAAGCTCGAGCGAGCCCGTCAGCTCATGGTTGAGACAGATCTTTCCCTCTCCACGATTGCACATCGCTCAGGTTTTGCTCACGACGAGTATTTCAGCGTAGCCTTCAAGCGGGCGATGGGTGTGGCCCCCAGTGTGTGGCGCCGGGAACAGACTGAGCCTTACCGCAGGTAA
- a CDS encoding Gfo/Idh/MocA family protein has product MSVPNSSSSPRFRVAIVGLGFGAEFIPIYQRHPGAEMYAICQRNEAHLHEVGDRFEIGTRYTSYDDVLADPKVDFVHINSPIPDHAWMSLKALEAGKHVMCTVPMATTIEECDQICEAVARTGKKYMMAETVVYSREFLFIKDLYLKGELGEIQHLAASHPQDMDGWPAYWEKMIPMHYATHVVSPCLGLLDKRAEYVSCFGSGKVRDDIREKSGNRFAVETCHIKVQDSDVVAHIWRFLYDVARQYRESFDVYGTKKSFEWTLVEDEPHVIHTAKKPEPEIPSKIEVPDFAHLLPEPIRMFTKTIQDAEHLSFVQGGGHGGSHPHMVHEFLSALAQNRDPWPNATQSANWTCVGLCAHQSALKGGEIVKLPAFTLK; this is encoded by the coding sequence ATGAGTGTCCCGAATTCTTCCTCGTCACCCCGCTTTCGTGTTGCCATTGTCGGGCTTGGTTTTGGAGCCGAGTTTATTCCCATTTACCAGCGGCATCCCGGTGCCGAGATGTACGCCATCTGCCAGCGGAACGAAGCCCACCTGCATGAAGTCGGCGATCGCTTCGAAATTGGCACGCGTTACACCAGCTACGATGATGTCCTGGCCGACCCCAAAGTCGATTTCGTCCATATCAATTCGCCCATTCCCGATCACGCGTGGATGTCACTGAAGGCCCTGGAAGCGGGCAAGCATGTGATGTGTACTGTCCCGATGGCCACAACAATTGAAGAGTGCGATCAGATCTGTGAAGCGGTCGCCCGGACTGGCAAGAAGTACATGATGGCGGAAACCGTGGTTTATTCCCGCGAGTTTCTGTTCATCAAGGATCTGTATCTTAAGGGAGAACTGGGCGAGATTCAGCATCTGGCGGCTTCGCATCCTCAGGATATGGATGGCTGGCCAGCTTACTGGGAAAAGATGATCCCCATGCATTATGCCACGCATGTCGTCAGCCCCTGTCTGGGTCTGCTCGATAAACGGGCTGAGTACGTGAGCTGCTTTGGTTCCGGTAAGGTTCGAGATGATATTCGTGAAAAATCGGGCAATCGCTTTGCAGTAGAAACCTGCCACATCAAGGTGCAGGATAGCGATGTCGTCGCTCACATCTGGCGATTCCTGTACGACGTGGCTCGCCAGTACCGCGAAAGCTTCGATGTCTATGGCACGAAAAAGAGCTTCGAGTGGACACTGGTGGAAGATGAACCCCACGTGATTCATACGGCAAAAAAACCTGAACCCGAGATTCCTTCAAAAATCGAAGTTCCCGATTTTGCCCATCTACTTCCTGAACCGATTCGTATGTTTACGAAAACGATTCAGGATGCTGAGCATCTTTCCTTCGTTCAGGGAGGCGGGCACGGAGGTTCTCACCCGCACATGGTCCATGAATTCCTCTCCGCTTTAGCTCAGAATCGCGACCCCTGGCCTAATGCCACACAGTCTGCCAACTGGACATGTGTTGGATTATGTGCCCATCAATCAGCACTCAAGGGAGGTGAAATTGTCAAACTCCCGGCCTTCACTTTGAAGTAA